The following are encoded together in the Bradyrhizobium genosp. L genome:
- a CDS encoding DMT family transporter, whose amino-acid sequence MSMSSSRERLGLLLGFVGMAIFGGTLPGTRLAVSAIDPGALTAIRAAIAGVCSLAVLVALRRPPPPRALWPQLLLTMACVVVLFPLLMAMGMQRVDASHGGVVFGGMPIGTALVAVAVTHERPRPLFWIASLVGAALVVAFALRQGGGTLSIGDLFLFAAVAVAAVGYAFSGKLTASMPGWEVISWVLVIALPFSVPAALLTMPADLLDVPLKPLLGLLYVALFSQWIGFFAWNAGMAMGGIARVSQVQLLQPFVTFALAALFNGETITWQIVLFATAVVATVAISTRTRAQKAPPPVQLVAE is encoded by the coding sequence ATGTCCATGTCCTCCTCGCGCGAACGTCTCGGCCTGCTGCTCGGCTTTGTCGGCATGGCGATCTTCGGCGGCACGCTGCCCGGAACGCGCCTTGCGGTCTCGGCGATTGATCCGGGTGCACTGACCGCGATCCGGGCCGCGATCGCCGGCGTCTGTTCGCTGGCGGTGCTGGTCGCGCTGCGACGTCCGCCGCCGCCGCGCGCACTCTGGCCGCAACTGCTGCTGACGATGGCCTGCGTCGTCGTGCTGTTTCCGCTGCTGATGGCCATGGGCATGCAGCGCGTCGATGCCTCGCATGGCGGCGTGGTGTTCGGCGGCATGCCGATCGGAACGGCGCTGGTCGCCGTCGCAGTGACCCACGAACGTCCGCGACCGCTGTTCTGGATCGCATCGCTGGTCGGCGCCGCGCTGGTCGTTGCCTTTGCGCTGCGGCAAGGCGGCGGCACGCTGTCGATCGGCGACCTCTTCCTGTTCGCGGCCGTCGCGGTCGCAGCGGTCGGCTACGCGTTCTCCGGTAAGCTCACGGCCTCGATGCCGGGCTGGGAGGTGATCAGCTGGGTGCTGGTGATCGCGCTGCCTTTCTCGGTGCCGGCCGCGCTGCTGACCATGCCGGCCGATCTCCTCGACGTCCCGCTCAAGCCGCTGCTCGGCCTGCTCTATGTCGCGCTGTTCTCGCAATGGATCGGGTTCTTCGCCTGGAATGCCGGCATGGCGATGGGCGGCATCGCGCGGGTGTCGCAGGTGCAGTTGCTGCAGCCCTTCGTCACCTTCGCGCTCGCCGCTTTGTTCAATGGCGAGACCATCACCTGGCAGATCGTGCTGTTCGCGACCGCCGTGGTGGCGACGGTCGCGATCTCTACACGGACGCGGGCGCAGAAGGCGCCGCCTCCGGTTCAGCTTGTTGCGGAGTGA
- a CDS encoding MATE family efflux transporter — protein MKDLTRGSIVSHILTMAPPIVVGMITIMICQLVDLYFVTGLGEAAVAGVAAAGNAGFLINALMQVLGVGAVSLIAQAVGRKDRNDANSVFNQAVVLSVLFGLVTLVAGALLSRPYMRAVAADEATVEAGTLYLLWFMPALALQFITLVMGSALRATGIVRPSMLVQAAAVIINIALAPVLIAGWGTGHALGVAGAGLASSIAVLIGVAMLFAYFHRLERYVAFDPAQWRPRLDQWKRILNVGLPAGGEFAIIFAWMGVIYYVLRDFGPGAQAGFGIGTRVLGLIQMPALAVALAAGPIAGQNFGAGNAGRVRETFVKAVAIASVVMGAFTVLAQCKPEWLLGNFSNDRETMGVAGMFLQFVSLNLVAQGLVFTCNSMFQGLGNTKPVLLSSATRLLTYAVPVIWLSTRPGFRIEYVWYMSIATTTLQAALSLWLLRREFGKRLVPRASEITPQQAEPEAAPSAPASV, from the coding sequence ATGAAAGACCTGACACGCGGCTCCATCGTGAGCCACATCCTGACCATGGCGCCACCGATCGTCGTCGGCATGATCACGATCATGATCTGCCAATTGGTCGATCTGTATTTCGTCACCGGGCTCGGCGAGGCCGCCGTCGCGGGCGTGGCCGCGGCCGGCAATGCCGGATTCCTGATCAACGCGCTGATGCAGGTGCTCGGCGTCGGCGCGGTCTCGCTGATCGCGCAGGCGGTCGGACGCAAGGACCGCAACGACGCCAATTCGGTGTTCAACCAGGCGGTGGTGCTGTCGGTTCTGTTCGGGCTGGTGACACTGGTCGCCGGCGCCTTGCTGTCGCGTCCCTATATGCGCGCGGTTGCCGCCGACGAGGCGACCGTCGAGGCGGGCACGCTTTATCTGTTGTGGTTCATGCCGGCGCTGGCGCTGCAATTCATCACGCTGGTGATGGGTTCGGCGCTGCGCGCCACCGGCATCGTGCGGCCGAGCATGCTGGTGCAGGCGGCAGCCGTCATCATCAACATCGCGCTGGCGCCGGTGCTGATCGCGGGCTGGGGCACCGGCCACGCGCTCGGCGTCGCCGGTGCGGGACTTGCAAGCTCGATCGCGGTCCTGATCGGCGTCGCGATGCTGTTTGCGTATTTCCACAGGCTCGAGCGCTATGTCGCGTTCGATCCCGCGCAATGGCGGCCGCGGCTGGATCAGTGGAAGCGCATCCTCAACGTCGGCCTGCCGGCCGGCGGCGAATTCGCGATCATCTTCGCGTGGATGGGCGTGATCTATTACGTGCTGCGCGATTTCGGCCCGGGCGCGCAGGCCGGCTTCGGTATCGGCACGCGCGTGCTCGGCCTGATCCAGATGCCGGCGCTTGCGGTCGCGCTCGCCGCGGGCCCGATCGCCGGCCAGAATTTCGGTGCCGGCAATGCGGGCCGGGTGCGGGAGACCTTCGTCAAGGCGGTGGCGATCGCCAGCGTCGTGATGGGCGCTTTCACGGTCCTGGCACAATGCAAGCCCGAATGGCTACTCGGCAACTTCTCGAACGATCGGGAGACCATGGGCGTCGCAGGGATGTTCCTGCAGTTCGTCTCGCTCAATCTCGTGGCGCAGGGGCTGGTGTTCACCTGCAACAGCATGTTCCAGGGCCTCGGCAATACCAAGCCGGTGCTGTTGAGCTCGGCCACCCGCCTGCTCACCTACGCCGTGCCGGTGATCTGGCTCTCCACGCGGCCGGGCTTCCGGATCGAGTACGTCTGGTACATGTCGATCGCGACGACGACGTTGCAGGCCGCCTTGAGCCTGTGGCTGCTGCGCCGCGAGTTCGGCAAGCGCCTGGTGCCACGGGCGAGCGAGATCACTCCGCAACAAGCTGAACCGGAGGCGGCGCCTTCTGCGCCCGCGTCCGTGTAG
- a CDS encoding ABC transporter ATP-binding protein codes for MTTLTTKRPAAIRIVLPFVFRHWLEQPLRGLAMVGGFLGATAADLFMPVYSGHLVDALTAGANDAAARHAAMLAFGAIVALGLLSVTLRLVGLQIIVPFTLKMMSDVGEQAFMRVQRFSTDWHANSFAGSTVRKITRAMWALDLLNDTILMALLPSLVVLVGSMILLGLHWPQLGAVIAVGSVIYVAMTMAFTVRYVAPAARVSNAWDTKVGGTLADALTCNAVVKSFGAETREDIRLDGVIGRWRKRVRRTWLRYNHTGAAQLLVLLCFRASVIGGAILLWAAGHATPGDVTYVLTSYYIIHAYLRDVGMHINNLQRSVNDMEELVQIHGEPLGIIDAVDAKPIDIAGGRIVFDDVTFHYGGHRRPLYDALSVDIRAGERVGLVGRSGSGKTTFVKLVQRLYDVSAGRILIDGQDVAKATQQSLRSQIAIVQQEPILFHRTLSENIAYGRPGASMQAIEQAARLANAHDFIMRLPKGYGTLVGERGVKLSGGERQRVALARAFLADAPVLILDEATSSLDSESEALIQQAMERLMKGRTSIVIAHRLSTVRSMDRILVFDRGEIVEQGTHEVLAARPGGIYRSLFERQATEFGQIAAAE; via the coding sequence ATGACCACTCTCACCACCAAACGACCGGCTGCGATCCGGATCGTCCTGCCATTCGTCTTCCGCCACTGGCTGGAGCAGCCGTTGCGCGGCCTCGCCATGGTCGGCGGATTCCTCGGCGCGACCGCCGCCGACCTGTTCATGCCGGTCTATTCCGGCCATCTGGTCGACGCGCTGACCGCGGGCGCCAATGATGCTGCCGCACGCCATGCGGCGATGCTCGCATTCGGTGCGATCGTCGCGCTCGGCCTGCTGTCGGTGACGCTGCGGCTGGTCGGCCTCCAGATCATCGTGCCGTTCACGCTGAAGATGATGTCCGACGTCGGCGAGCAGGCATTCATGCGGGTGCAGCGGTTCTCGACCGACTGGCACGCCAACTCATTCGCCGGCTCCACCGTGCGCAAGATCACGCGCGCGATGTGGGCGCTCGACCTGCTGAACGACACCATCCTGATGGCGCTGTTGCCGTCGCTGGTGGTGCTGGTCGGCTCGATGATCCTGCTCGGCCTGCACTGGCCGCAGCTCGGCGCGGTGATCGCGGTGGGCTCGGTGATCTATGTCGCGATGACGATGGCGTTCACGGTTCGTTATGTCGCGCCGGCCGCGCGCGTCTCCAACGCGTGGGACACCAAGGTCGGCGGCACGCTGGCGGATGCGTTGACCTGCAACGCAGTGGTGAAGTCGTTCGGTGCCGAGACGCGCGAGGACATCAGGCTCGACGGCGTCATCGGCCGCTGGCGCAAGCGGGTGCGGCGCACCTGGTTGCGCTACAACCACACCGGTGCGGCGCAACTCCTGGTGCTGCTGTGCTTCCGCGCGTCGGTGATCGGCGGTGCGATCCTGTTGTGGGCGGCGGGCCATGCCACGCCGGGCGACGTCACCTATGTCCTGACCAGCTACTACATCATCCATGCTTACCTGCGCGATGTCGGCATGCACATCAACAATTTGCAGCGTTCGGTGAACGACATGGAGGAGCTGGTCCAGATCCATGGCGAGCCGCTCGGCATCATCGACGCCGTCGATGCCAAGCCGATCGACATCGCGGGCGGCCGCATCGTGTTCGACGACGTCACGTTCCACTATGGCGGCCATCGCCGGCCGCTCTATGACGCGTTGTCGGTCGACATCCGTGCGGGCGAGCGCGTCGGCCTGGTCGGACGCTCCGGCTCCGGCAAGACGACTTTCGTCAAGCTGGTGCAGCGGCTCTACGACGTCTCGGCTGGCCGGATCCTGATCGACGGTCAGGACGTTGCCAAGGCGACGCAGCAGTCGCTGCGCAGCCAGATCGCGATCGTGCAGCAGGAGCCGATCCTGTTCCACCGCACGCTGTCGGAGAACATCGCCTACGGCCGGCCCGGCGCCTCGATGCAGGCGATCGAGCAGGCGGCGCGGCTGGCCAATGCGCATGACTTCATCATGCGGCTGCCGAAGGGTTACGGCACGCTGGTCGGCGAGCGCGGTGTCAAGCTGTCGGGCGGCGAGCGGCAGCGCGTGGCGCTGGCGCGCGCCTTCCTGGCGGATGCGCCGGTTCTGATCCTGGACGAGGCGACCTCGAGCCTCGACTCGGAGTCGGAGGCGCTGATCCAGCAGGCGATGGAGCGGCTGATGAAGGGCCGCACCTCGATCGTGATCGCACACCGCCTGTCGACCGTGCGCAGCATGGATCGCATCCTGGTGTTCGACCGCGGCGAGATCGTCGAGCAGGGCACGCACGAGGTGCTCGCCGCGCGGCCGGGCGGCATCTACCGCTCGCTGTTCGAGCGGCAGGCGACCGAGTTCGGCCAGATCGCGGCAGCAGAGTAA
- a CDS encoding DHA2 family efflux MFS transporter permease subunit, whose product MANATTASPSMMNATPASERIQPKRLFAFIIMVFGMFMSILDIQIVSASLTEIQAGLSASSTEVSWVQTAYLIAEVIAIPLSGFLSRALGTRILFAISAIGFTASSLLCGFASSIDQMILWRALQGFLGAGMIPTVFASAYLIFPRTKFYIVAPIIGLVATLAPTIGPTVGGYITDLMSWHWLFFINIVPGIIITIGVLALIDFDQPNLALLDRFDWWGLIFMAGFLGSLEYVLEEGPQYEWLQDTSVAVCAAIGFVSAIAFFWRVLTAEEPIVDLYAFTNRNFAVGCVLQFCIGIGLYGLTYIYPRYLAEIRGYSALMIGETMFVSGITMFLMAPVIGRLMLKVDLRYIIAFGLVTFALGSWQMTWITRDYDFYELLVPQILRGIGMMCAMVPTNNIALATLAPDRVKNASGLFNLMRNLGGALGLAVINEVLNDRTDLHISRLQDRVTWGNTTAVETLNMLTQRMQGMGDAAIMAMKQLSQIVHRQAQVMGYGDAFFMLSLFYVALSVLILFVNKPPRMGAPGGDAH is encoded by the coding sequence ATGGCCAACGCGACCACGGCCTCTCCTTCGATGATGAATGCCACGCCGGCGTCCGAGCGCATCCAGCCGAAGCGGCTGTTTGCGTTCATCATCATGGTGTTCGGGATGTTCATGTCGATCCTGGACATCCAGATCGTTTCGGCCTCGCTCACCGAGATCCAGGCCGGTCTGTCGGCGTCTTCGACCGAAGTGTCGTGGGTGCAGACCGCCTATCTGATCGCCGAGGTGATCGCGATCCCGCTGTCCGGCTTCCTGTCACGTGCGCTCGGCACCCGGATCTTGTTCGCGATCTCGGCAATCGGCTTCACCGCGTCGAGCCTGTTGTGCGGCTTCGCCTCCTCGATCGACCAGATGATTCTGTGGCGCGCGCTGCAGGGTTTTCTCGGCGCCGGCATGATTCCGACGGTGTTCGCCTCGGCCTATTTGATCTTTCCGCGTACCAAGTTTTACATCGTGGCGCCGATCATCGGCCTGGTCGCGACATTGGCGCCGACCATCGGTCCCACGGTCGGCGGCTACATCACCGACCTGATGTCGTGGCACTGGCTGTTCTTCATCAACATCGTGCCCGGCATCATCATTACGATCGGCGTGCTGGCGCTGATCGATTTCGACCAGCCCAACCTCGCGCTGCTCGATCGTTTCGACTGGTGGGGCCTGATCTTCATGGCCGGCTTTCTCGGCTCGCTGGAATACGTGCTCGAGGAAGGTCCGCAATACGAGTGGCTGCAGGACACCTCGGTCGCGGTCTGCGCCGCGATCGGCTTCGTCTCCGCGATCGCCTTCTTCTGGCGGGTGTTGACCGCCGAGGAGCCGATCGTCGACCTCTACGCCTTCACCAATCGCAACTTCGCGGTCGGCTGCGTGCTGCAGTTCTGCATCGGCATCGGGCTCTACGGCCTCACCTATATTTATCCGCGCTATCTGGCCGAGATACGCGGCTACAGCGCGCTGATGATCGGCGAGACCATGTTCGTCTCCGGCATCACCATGTTCCTGATGGCGCCGGTGATCGGGCGGCTGATGCTCAAGGTCGATCTGCGCTACATCATCGCGTTCGGCCTCGTCACCTTCGCGCTCGGCTCCTGGCAGATGACCTGGATCACGCGCGACTACGATTTCTATGAGTTGTTGGTGCCGCAGATCCTGCGCGGCATCGGCATGATGTGCGCGATGGTGCCGACCAACAACATCGCGCTCGCCACGCTGGCGCCGGACCGCGTCAAGAATGCCTCCGGCCTGTTCAACCTGATGCGCAATCTCGGCGGAGCGCTTGGGCTCGCCGTCATCAACGAGGTGCTGAACGACCGCACCGATTTGCACATCTCGCGGCTGCAGGACCGCGTCACCTGGGGCAACACCACTGCGGTCGAGACGCTCAACATGCTCACCCAGCGCATGCAGGGCATGGGCGACGCCGCGATCATGGCGATGAAGCAGCTGTCGCAGATCGTGCACCGCCAGGCGCAGGTGATGGGTTATGGCGACGCCTTCTTCATGCTGTCGCTGTTCTATGTCGCCCTCAGCGTCCTGATCCTCTTCGTCAACAAGCCGCCGCGAATGGGCGCACCCGGCGGCGACGCGCACTGA
- a CDS encoding HlyD family secretion protein: MAAARDLAARIVRSEPELETAVDDVARDGAADHGAPPAAEEAKTRPAEAPVAPAPKQQPTAAAPKSGKRKFVMIGVLGLLALAAASYASYYVLVGRFYISTDDAYVRANNTMLGARVAGHIAAILPGDNATVRAGDVIYRIDDGDYRIAVDAARTRIATQEATIERIGRQVGAAVSAVEQAQAQLVSAEAGLKRAGLDFDRQQALSNKGFASRATFEVSEAGRDQGQAAVRSAQAAYDAAKDNVEVTKAQQAEARAQLAELQTQLARAERDLDFTKVRAPVDGTFSNRMVNTGDYITVGQRLGNVVPLEGVFIDANYKETQLKRIRPGQRVTIKVDAYGARKFTGVVDSISPAAGAVFTLLPPDNATGNFTKIVQRLPVRIRVPASVARQNLLRAGMSVYTTVDTSEGAPDADSDADLDAPMMIHPQ, translated from the coding sequence ATGGCCGCAGCGAGAGACCTGGCTGCCCGCATCGTTCGTTCCGAGCCCGAGTTAGAGACGGCCGTGGACGATGTTGCGCGCGACGGCGCCGCTGACCACGGCGCGCCTCCCGCTGCGGAAGAAGCCAAGACCCGTCCCGCGGAGGCGCCGGTTGCGCCCGCGCCGAAACAGCAGCCGACCGCGGCCGCGCCGAAATCCGGCAAGCGCAAATTCGTGATGATCGGCGTGCTCGGGCTGCTCGCGCTCGCAGCCGCGAGCTACGCCAGCTACTACGTCCTGGTCGGGCGCTTCTACATCTCGACCGACGACGCCTATGTCCGCGCCAACAACACCATGCTCGGCGCCCGCGTCGCCGGCCACATTGCTGCGATCCTGCCGGGCGACAACGCCACCGTGCGGGCCGGCGACGTGATCTACCGCATCGATGACGGCGACTATCGAATCGCGGTCGACGCCGCGCGCACCAGGATCGCGACCCAGGAGGCGACCATCGAGCGCATCGGCCGTCAAGTCGGCGCGGCGGTGAGCGCGGTCGAGCAGGCGCAGGCGCAGCTGGTCTCCGCCGAAGCCGGGCTGAAGCGCGCCGGGCTCGATTTCGACCGCCAGCAGGCGCTGAGCAACAAGGGCTTTGCCTCGCGCGCCACTTTCGAAGTCTCCGAAGCCGGCCGCGACCAGGGCCAGGCCGCAGTGCGCTCGGCGCAGGCCGCCTATGATGCCGCCAAGGACAATGTTGAGGTGACCAAGGCGCAGCAGGCCGAGGCCCGCGCGCAACTCGCCGAGTTGCAGACACAGCTCGCCAGGGCCGAGCGCGATCTCGACTTCACCAAGGTCCGCGCGCCGGTCGACGGCACCTTCTCCAACCGCATGGTCAATACCGGCGACTACATCACGGTCGGCCAGCGGCTCGGCAATGTGGTGCCGCTCGAGGGCGTCTTCATCGACGCCAACTACAAGGAAACCCAGCTCAAGCGTATTCGTCCGGGCCAGCGCGTGACCATCAAGGTCGACGCCTACGGCGCGCGCAAGTTCACCGGCGTCGTCGACAGCATCTCGCCGGCGGCGGGTGCGGTGTTCACGCTGCTGCCGCCCGACAACGCCACCGGCAACTTCACCAAGATCGTGCAGCGCCTGCCGGTGCGCATCCGGGTGCCCGCAAGCGTCGCCAGGCAGAACCTGCTGCGCGCCGGCATGTCGGTCTACACCACCGTCGACACCAGCGAGGGCGCACCCGACGCCGACAGCGATGCCGATCTCGATGCGCCGATGATGATCCATCCGCAGTGA
- a CDS encoding TetR/AcrR family transcriptional regulator translates to MVAAAPHPLPLAGEEESSKRRQILDGARKVFMDLGFDGASMGEIARAAGVSKGTLYVYFPDKAGLFAAIVEEEKLEQGQIAFNFDPARDVDTTLPEFGRAYIAILCRPGGGSALRTVMAIAERMPELGSRFYTHVLAHTVERFANYLEARATRDALVIDDYELAAWQFMQMCQATLFQAFLFQAKPSPSPERIAIVVDSATRVFFAAYRAK, encoded by the coding sequence ATGGTTGCAGCCGCCCCCCACCCGCTTCCGCTCGCCGGCGAGGAGGAATCCTCGAAGCGCCGCCAGATCCTGGACGGTGCCCGCAAGGTGTTCATGGACCTCGGCTTTGACGGCGCCAGCATGGGCGAGATCGCCCGCGCCGCCGGCGTCTCCAAGGGCACGCTCTATGTCTACTTTCCCGACAAGGCCGGTTTGTTCGCGGCGATCGTCGAGGAGGAGAAGCTCGAGCAGGGCCAGATCGCCTTCAATTTCGATCCCGCACGCGACGTCGACACCACCCTCCCGGAATTCGGCCGCGCCTATATCGCGATCCTGTGCCGGCCCGGCGGCGGCTCGGCACTGCGCACCGTGATGGCGATCGCCGAACGGATGCCCGAACTCGGCAGCCGGTTCTACACCCATGTGCTCGCCCACACCGTCGAACGCTTCGCCAATTATCTCGAGGCGCGCGCCACGCGCGACGCGCTCGTGATCGACGACTACGAACTGGCCGCCTGGCAGTTCATGCAGATGTGCCAGGCGACGCTGTTCCAGGCATTCCTGTTCCAGGCCAAGCCATCGCCCTCGCCGGAGCGGATCGCCATCGTCGTCGACAGCGCCACGCGCGTGTTCTTCGCGGCGTACCGGGCGAAGTAG
- a CDS encoding flavin-containing monooxygenase, which yields MPDAAVAARASDSTQRGTTQQVDVAVVGAGFAGLYLLHRLRKAGLSAVALEEGGDVGGTWYWNRYPGARCDIQTIDYSYTFDPELDTAWTWSEKYATQPEILRYLGFVADRYDLRRDIRFGTKVTKATWDDNSERWNIATNNGDVSCRHYIMATGCLSAPKPPEIDGVEDFKGEIYFTGRWPHDGVDLKGKRVAVIGTGSSGIQSIPLIAEQAAELTVFQRTPNFALPAGNGPAPEDRKTYFETDRAAYRDHARWSMAGVPYPQQTVVSWQLSDAERRERFEKAWAAGDLVHILTQLWADQGVDVDGNRHVADLIREKVRAVVKDPEIAEALTPRDHPFGAKRPCLDTNYYATYNRPNVTLVNLRQEPIKAITAGGITTDRRSFDVDVIVFATGFDAMTGAIMAVHPISGRGGKSLSDVWARGPESYLGVTVAGFPNLFMITGPGSPSVLSNMAVSIEQHVDWVVERIAALREAGFTTMEATETAQAGWQRHMADCATLTLHRLANTWYTGANVPGKPQVVMPYTGGVGPYRSICNEVVGRGMLGFRLSGPGVAAQCNDGEIVRLQPDVRLVLNLLGEMNLPPLETMGAQGARDFLTEFNKGRPAGRPVGEVGTGMLQGAEGPLPYKLYRPATPGPHPIVVYFHGGGWVLGDELSDDPFCRDLCRRTGMIIVSVGYRHAPEHRFPAAAEDGFAATRWIAAHTAELGGRPGPVLVAGWSAGGNIAAVTCQLARDRGGPEIAGQLLICPVTDSTFDRPSYVDNATGYFLTRGLMYWFWDLYCSPADRTDPRVAPLRGKLDGLPPAFIATSEFDPLRDEGIAYGDALAKAGVKVEQLKAHGHFHSSFVMVDVIITGVSGRVKMAKVLRRFAGLPEEMEQDNGSALPKINAAAN from the coding sequence ATGCCAGACGCAGCGGTTGCAGCACGCGCTTCGGACTCCACGCAGCGCGGAACCACGCAGCAGGTCGACGTCGCCGTGGTCGGCGCCGGTTTTGCCGGTCTCTATCTGCTGCATCGGCTGCGCAAGGCCGGCTTGTCGGCGGTCGCGCTGGAAGAGGGCGGCGACGTCGGCGGCACCTGGTACTGGAACCGATATCCCGGCGCGCGCTGCGACATCCAGACCATCGACTACAGCTACACCTTCGATCCCGAGCTCGACACCGCCTGGACGTGGTCGGAGAAATACGCCACCCAGCCGGAAATCCTGCGCTATCTCGGCTTCGTCGCCGATCGCTACGATCTGCGCCGCGACATCCGTTTCGGCACCAAGGTGACGAAGGCGACTTGGGACGATAACAGCGAGCGTTGGAATATCGCGACCAACAACGGCGATGTCTCCTGCCGCCACTACATCATGGCGACCGGCTGCCTTTCGGCGCCGAAGCCGCCGGAGATCGACGGCGTCGAGGATTTCAAGGGCGAGATCTATTTCACCGGACGTTGGCCGCATGACGGCGTCGACCTCAAGGGCAAGCGCGTTGCCGTGATCGGCACGGGATCGTCGGGCATCCAGTCGATCCCGCTGATCGCCGAGCAGGCCGCGGAGCTCACCGTGTTCCAGCGCACGCCGAATTTCGCGCTGCCTGCGGGCAACGGGCCGGCGCCGGAGGATCGCAAGACCTACTTCGAGACCGATCGTGCCGCCTATCGCGACCACGCGCGCTGGTCGATGGCGGGCGTGCCGTATCCGCAGCAGACCGTGGTGAGCTGGCAGCTCAGCGACGCCGAGCGGCGCGAACGGTTCGAGAAGGCGTGGGCGGCGGGCGATCTGGTCCATATCCTGACCCAGCTCTGGGCCGACCAGGGCGTCGATGTCGACGGCAACAGACACGTCGCCGATCTGATCCGCGAAAAAGTCCGCGCGGTCGTCAAGGATCCGGAGATCGCCGAGGCGCTCACGCCGCGCGATCATCCTTTCGGTGCAAAGCGGCCCTGCCTCGATACCAATTACTATGCGACCTATAACCGTCCGAACGTGACGCTGGTCAATCTGCGGCAGGAGCCGATCAAGGCGATCACTGCCGGCGGCATCACCACCGACCGGCGCAGCTTCGATGTCGACGTCATCGTGTTCGCGACCGGCTTCGATGCCATGACCGGCGCGATCATGGCGGTGCATCCGATCTCCGGCCGCGGCGGCAAGTCGCTGTCCGATGTCTGGGCGCGGGGGCCCGAGAGCTATCTCGGTGTCACCGTCGCGGGCTTCCCCAATCTGTTCATGATCACAGGTCCCGGCAGCCCGTCGGTGCTGTCGAACATGGCGGTGTCGATCGAGCAGCATGTCGACTGGGTGGTCGAGCGCATCGCGGCGCTGCGCGAGGCAGGCTTCACGACGATGGAAGCGACCGAGACGGCGCAGGCCGGCTGGCAGCGCCACATGGCGGATTGCGCGACGCTAACGCTGCACCGGCTTGCCAACACCTGGTACACGGGCGCCAACGTGCCCGGCAAGCCGCAGGTGGTGATGCCCTATACCGGCGGCGTCGGTCCCTATCGCAGCATCTGCAACGAGGTGGTCGGCCGCGGCATGCTCGGCTTCAGGCTGTCGGGTCCTGGCGTTGCTGCGCAGTGTAACGATGGCGAGATCGTGCGGCTGCAGCCGGACGTACGGCTGGTGCTGAATTTGCTCGGCGAGATGAACCTGCCGCCGCTCGAGACCATGGGCGCGCAGGGCGCACGCGACTTCCTCACCGAGTTCAACAAGGGCCGCCCCGCAGGTCGTCCGGTCGGCGAGGTCGGCACCGGCATGCTGCAAGGCGCGGAAGGTCCGCTGCCCTACAAGCTCTATCGGCCGGCGACGCCGGGGCCGCATCCGATCGTGGTGTATTTCCATGGCGGCGGCTGGGTGCTCGGCGACGAGCTGTCGGACGATCCGTTCTGCCGCGATCTGTGCCGCCGCACCGGCATGATCATCGTCAGCGTCGGCTATCGCCACGCGCCGGAGCATCGCTTCCCCGCGGCGGCCGAGGACGGTTTTGCGGCGACGCGCTGGATCGCCGCCCACACCGCCGAGCTTGGCGGCAGGCCGGGGCCGGTGCTGGTCGCCGGCTGGAGCGCCGGCGGCAACATCGCCGCCGTGACTTGTCAGCTCGCGCGTGACCGCGGCGGGCCGGAGATCGCGGGACAGCTCTTGATCTGCCCGGTGACGGATTCGACCTTCGATCGGCCGTCCTATGTCGACAACGCGACCGGTTATTTCCTGACCCGCGGGCTGATGTACTGGTTCTGGGATCTCTACTGTTCGCCCGCCGACCGCACCGATCCGCGCGTCGCGCCGCTGCGCGGCAAGCTCGACGGGCTGCCGCCGGCGTTCATCGCGACCAGCGAATTCGATCCGCTGCGCGACGAAGGCATCGCCTATGGCGATGCGCTGGCGAAGGCCGGCGTCAAGGTCGAGCAGCTCAAGGCGCACGGCCACTTCCATTCGTCCTTCGTGATGGTCGACGTCATCATCACCGGCGTCAGCGGCCGCGTGAAGATGGCAAAGGTGCTGCGGCGATTTGCGGGACTGCCGGAGGAGATGGAGCAGGACAACGGCAGCGCCTTGCCGAAGATCAACGCGGCCGCGAACTAG